Proteins encoded together in one Deltaproteobacteria bacterium window:
- a CDS encoding M4 family metallopeptidase: MTARHLRVFTSFLLGSTLLLGACTDAGYGEVTIERRGEVAGDVEAALSSLPRAEVVVLDLDGVPKFIRGDLGVASVRAADEATGGLGQTLAQIAPVFRLEAGSLQLSRRHLDRDGDLHLRFRQVQNGLEVVGGDLSVHVTGQGVVYAAHGTARSDLVASPVASLPGEEAVSRATAQLAGEQLTLGFPRLVYHRSLQDGEIRLAYETTAAGMTDEGLPIRDRVFIDAHGGEVLARYPQIKTARNRKIYDANDNYSLPGTRVRIEGQGATGDATADAAYDNLGVAYGCLSTLFGRDSYDGSGGALITTVHYGRNYNNAYWNGSQMVFGDGDGSTFGPLARSLDVSIHEMVHGVTERSSDLVYQDQPGALNEAMSDILAATCEAWNKGGADANTWKLGEDIWTPRTAGDAMRYMDDPTADGQSYDWYPTRYTGSADNGGVHLNSGIPNLAFYLLSQGGSHPRGMSSTSVSGIGVEAAGKIFYRANELYLTSYASFEDARAATAQAAADLYGTSAVSAVHQAWTAVGVPGAPTTPTPSPTPAPTPTDTVLQSGQPVSGLSAAKNGELHFSVEVPAGASNLTVQIAGGSGDADLYVRRGAAPTTSSYDFRPYLQGNAETVEVANPTSGTWYVMVRAYAAFSGLELVAVVESAQTTPAPTPAPTPADDELQNGTTRTGLSAAKNAQLAYSFELPAGVTQLDIAMAGGSGDADLYVRHGAAPTTSTWDFRPYKNGNTESVTVENPAAGTWYVMVHAYAAFSGLNLTASWSEGGADSGSGGGGSGNLAEQEPNDTTSGAQLLGSSATVTGTIGSSTDRDIFRVDASGVLTLGLQVPSGKDYDLELYDLQGNFVARSNKGAGLAESIQVSAGSGTGYYVVVFGYNSAFSTSATYALQVSW; this comes from the coding sequence ATGACGGCACGACACCTACGGGTTTTCACCAGCTTCCTCCTCGGCTCCACCCTCCTCCTCGGCGCCTGCACCGACGCCGGCTACGGCGAGGTGACCATCGAGCGGCGGGGCGAGGTGGCCGGCGACGTCGAGGCCGCCCTCTCCTCCCTGCCCCGGGCCGAGGTGGTCGTGCTCGACCTCGATGGCGTGCCGAAGTTCATCCGCGGTGACCTCGGGGTCGCCAGCGTCCGCGCCGCCGACGAGGCGACCGGCGGGCTCGGCCAGACCCTGGCTCAGATCGCCCCGGTGTTCCGCCTCGAGGCCGGAAGCCTCCAGCTCTCCCGCCGCCACCTCGACCGCGACGGCGACCTCCACCTGCGCTTCCGCCAGGTGCAGAACGGCCTCGAGGTCGTCGGCGGCGACCTCTCGGTGCACGTGACCGGCCAGGGCGTGGTCTACGCCGCCCACGGCACCGCCCGCAGCGACCTGGTCGCCTCGCCGGTGGCCTCCCTCCCGGGCGAGGAGGCCGTCTCCCGCGCCACCGCTCAGCTCGCCGGCGAGCAGCTCACCCTCGGCTTCCCCCGCCTGGTCTACCACCGCTCCCTGCAGGACGGTGAGATCCGGCTGGCCTACGAGACCACCGCGGCCGGCATGACCGACGAGGGCCTGCCGATCCGCGATCGCGTCTTCATCGACGCCCACGGCGGCGAGGTCCTCGCCCGCTACCCGCAGATCAAGACCGCCCGGAACCGGAAGATCTACGACGCCAACGACAACTACTCCCTGCCGGGCACCCGGGTGCGGATCGAGGGTCAGGGCGCCACCGGCGACGCCACCGCCGACGCCGCCTACGACAACCTCGGCGTGGCCTACGGCTGCCTCTCCACCCTCTTCGGGCGGGACTCCTACGACGGCAGCGGCGGCGCCCTGATCACCACCGTCCACTACGGCCGCAACTACAACAACGCCTACTGGAACGGCTCGCAGATGGTCTTCGGCGACGGCGACGGCAGCACCTTCGGCCCCCTGGCCCGCAGCCTCGACGTCTCGATCCACGAGATGGTCCACGGCGTGACCGAGCGCAGCTCGGACCTGGTCTACCAGGATCAGCCCGGCGCCCTGAACGAGGCCATGAGCGACATCCTCGCCGCCACCTGCGAGGCCTGGAACAAGGGCGGCGCGGACGCCAACACCTGGAAGCTCGGTGAGGACATCTGGACCCCCCGCACCGCCGGCGACGCCATGCGCTACATGGACGATCCCACCGCCGACGGGCAGAGCTACGACTGGTACCCCACCCGCTACACCGGCTCGGCCGACAACGGCGGCGTGCACCTGAACTCGGGCATCCCCAACCTCGCCTTCTACCTCCTCTCCCAGGGCGGCTCGCACCCCCGCGGGATGTCGTCGACCAGCGTGAGCGGCATCGGCGTCGAGGCGGCCGGCAAGATCTTCTACCGGGCCAACGAGCTCTACCTGACCTCCTACGCCAGCTTCGAGGACGCCCGGGCCGCCACCGCCCAGGCCGCCGCGGACCTCTACGGCACCTCCGCCGTGAGCGCCGTGCACCAGGCCTGGACCGCCGTGGGCGTCCCCGGCGCGCCGACCACCCCGACCCCCTCCCCCACGCCGGCGCCCACCCCCACGGACACCGTCCTCCAGAGCGGCCAGCCCGTCTCCGGCCTCTCGGCCGCCAAGAACGGTGAGCTCCACTTCAGCGTCGAGGTGCCCGCCGGCGCCTCCAACCTGACGGTGCAGATCGCCGGCGGCAGCGGCGACGCCGACCTCTACGTCCGGCGCGGCGCGGCCCCGACCACCAGCAGCTACGACTTCCGCCCCTACCTCCAGGGCAACGCCGAGACCGTCGAGGTCGCGAACCCCACCTCCGGCACCTGGTACGTGATGGTCCGGGCCTACGCGGCCTTCTCCGGGCTCGAGCTGGTCGCGGTGGTCGAGTCCGCCCAGACCACCCCCGCCCCCACGCCCGCCCCGACCCCGGCCGATGACGAGCTGCAGAACGGCACGACCCGCACCGGCCTCTCGGCGGCCAAGAACGCCCAGCTGGCCTACAGCTTCGAGCTCCCCGCCGGCGTGACCCAGCTCGACATCGCGATGGCGGGCGGCAGCGGCGACGCCGACCTCTACGTCCGCCACGGCGCGGCCCCCACCACCAGCACCTGGGACTTCCGCCCCTACAAGAACGGCAACACCGAGTCGGTGACCGTCGAGAACCCGGCCGCGGGCACCTGGTACGTGATGGTCCACGCCTACGCCGCCTTCTCCGGCCTGAACCTCACCGCCTCCTGGAGCGAGGGCGGCGCCGACTCCGGCAGCGGCGGCGGCGGCTCGGGCAACCTCGCCGAGCAGGAGCCCAACGACACCACCAGCGGCGCGCAGCTCCTGGGCAGCAGCGCGACGGTCACCGGCACCATCGGCAGCAGCACCGACCGGGACATCTTCCGGGTCGACGCCTCGGGCGTCCTCACCCTCGGGCTGCAGGTGCCCTCGGGCAAGGACTACGACCTCGAGCTCTACGACCTCCAGGGCAACTTCGTGGCCCGCAGCAACAAGGGCGCCGGCCTGGCCGAGTCGATCCAGGTGTCGGCCGGCAGCGGCACGGGCTACTACGTGGTGGTCTTCGGCTACAACTCCGCGTTCAGCACCTCGGCCACCTACGCCCTGCAGGTGAGCTGGTAG
- a CDS encoding putative metal-binding motif-containing protein → MAHRTRSRGWGLLPGPGLLLLLFAAACFPETVSLEGRSCDPEGRCVEGWVCDRVTWECVSSTAGDGGSEEVCDGLDNDLDGLTDEGLPEASLFPDGDGDGYGADDAPPQTLCVGRSGWVDRALDCDDGDAGRHPGLADTVGDGIDQNCDGEDGVDADGDGHASLESGGDDCLDTAPTCVADCVTDFDGDGPDCADDCIDGDGDGYGVRGGAIGAACLGDDCDDRYAACVADCTDLDADLIPDCADPCLDVDRDGWGRTGHDQSGCAAPGDDCDDSPGNTSDSDGDNACDDEDLCWGVRDPANLDSDGDCPAGPHAADPACGDVCDTCTDVDGDGYPRAGSASPGCAQAARDCDDDASAVHPGQAESCNGVDDDCDGLVDEDLRNQDTDLDGICDAMDTCRGVFDPTGADRDGDCPAGPHAGDPLCGDVCDDGDGDGVMDAWDRCPEVSDPLQEDSDYLVEVLESWNFEAGTELADFTTTGGGWAVTSGVLEQSTAAADASVLWSNGTLAERFQLALSLRAGGTGEVGVFLDYLSPADFLRVVLDWRGDASGNDLDLRIEQSVAGTLTVLSSVRVYSRGLANDVWRPLEIRGAAGTIWVRLDYLAAGTLTYLTGANVARRSGTFGLWADDMSGLRVDDLALRTLPLRDGRGDACDVCPDLLESGSDCDGDGVGDACEATPPADSDGDGVADACDLCWSVADPAQDEAPFCSMVAPFSSDPGCGTACADSDRDGRLDREDNCPLVANPGQEDTDRPVATLDTRTDGYPTRWLFLGPWSRTGGCDTLPAVYAIYASRPTVGAELHGRRWEAVDDADGIYDWQAVFNGLGWSGRYPGFDNVHGYASLWFELPDDRVVRFSFGSDDSSQIYVDGRLVHRQLRGCIGVGADRERVDLLLEQGWHRLMIQVTEVGGAWGHALRFLHPDGSPMQLTTSVEGPVGDGVGDACDVCPGIFDPDQADRDGDGLGDRCDPCGVLADGSSLDSDASCPAMPYLGDPWCGDGCQ, encoded by the coding sequence GTGGCGCACCGAACCAGATCGAGGGGGTGGGGCCTGCTGCCGGGGCCCGGCCTCCTTCTCCTCCTCTTCGCCGCGGCCTGCTTCCCCGAGACGGTCTCTCTGGAGGGCCGGAGCTGCGACCCCGAGGGGCGCTGCGTCGAGGGCTGGGTCTGCGACCGGGTGACCTGGGAGTGCGTCTCCTCCACCGCGGGGGACGGCGGCAGCGAGGAGGTCTGCGACGGCCTCGACAACGACCTCGACGGCCTCACCGACGAGGGGCTCCCCGAGGCCAGCCTCTTTCCCGACGGTGACGGAGACGGCTACGGGGCCGACGACGCGCCGCCGCAGACCCTCTGCGTCGGCCGGAGCGGCTGGGTGGATCGGGCCCTGGACTGCGACGACGGGGACGCGGGCCGGCACCCCGGCCTCGCCGACACGGTCGGCGACGGAATCGATCAGAACTGCGACGGCGAGGACGGGGTGGACGCCGACGGGGACGGCCACGCCTCGCTCGAGAGCGGCGGCGACGACTGCCTCGACACCGCGCCCACCTGCGTGGCGGACTGCGTGACCGACTTCGACGGGGACGGCCCGGACTGCGCCGACGACTGCATCGACGGCGACGGGGACGGCTATGGGGTGCGTGGGGGTGCCATCGGCGCGGCCTGCCTCGGGGACGACTGCGACGACCGCTACGCCGCCTGCGTCGCCGATTGCACCGACCTCGACGCGGACCTGATCCCCGACTGCGCCGACCCCTGCCTGGACGTCGATCGGGACGGCTGGGGGCGGACCGGCCACGATCAGAGCGGCTGCGCCGCGCCCGGCGACGACTGCGACGACAGCCCGGGCAACACCTCCGACAGCGACGGCGACAACGCCTGCGACGACGAGGACCTCTGCTGGGGCGTGCGGGATCCGGCGAACCTCGACAGCGACGGCGACTGCCCGGCCGGCCCCCACGCCGCGGACCCGGCCTGCGGCGACGTCTGCGACACCTGCACCGACGTCGATGGCGACGGCTACCCCCGGGCGGGCTCGGCCTCCCCCGGCTGCGCCCAGGCGGCGCGAGACTGCGACGACGACGCCAGCGCCGTCCACCCGGGGCAGGCCGAGAGCTGCAACGGCGTGGACGACGACTGCGACGGCCTCGTCGACGAGGACCTGCGCAACCAGGACACCGACCTCGACGGGATCTGCGACGCGATGGACACCTGCCGGGGGGTCTTCGATCCCACCGGCGCCGACCGGGACGGCGACTGCCCCGCCGGGCCTCACGCCGGCGATCCCCTCTGCGGCGACGTCTGCGACGACGGCGACGGCGACGGCGTGATGGACGCCTGGGATCGCTGCCCCGAGGTGAGCGATCCGCTGCAAGAGGACTCCGACTACCTGGTCGAGGTGCTCGAGAGCTGGAACTTCGAGGCCGGCACCGAGCTCGCCGACTTCACCACCACCGGCGGCGGGTGGGCGGTCACCAGCGGGGTGCTCGAGCAGTCCACCGCCGCGGCCGACGCCAGCGTCCTGTGGAGCAACGGCACCCTGGCCGAGCGCTTCCAGCTGGCCCTCTCGCTGCGGGCCGGCGGCACCGGCGAGGTGGGCGTCTTCCTGGACTACCTCTCCCCGGCCGACTTCCTCCGGGTCGTGCTCGACTGGCGGGGGGACGCCTCGGGCAACGACCTCGACCTGCGCATCGAGCAGAGCGTGGCCGGCACCCTGACCGTCCTCTCCAGCGTGCGGGTCTACAGCCGCGGGCTCGCCAACGACGTCTGGCGGCCGCTGGAGATCCGGGGCGCCGCCGGGACGATCTGGGTGCGGCTCGACTACCTCGCGGCCGGCACGCTGACCTACCTGACCGGGGCGAACGTCGCCCGGCGCAGCGGCACCTTCGGCCTGTGGGCCGACGACATGAGCGGGCTGCGGGTGGACGACCTGGCGCTGCGCACCCTCCCGCTGCGCGACGGGCGGGGGGACGCCTGTGACGTCTGCCCGGACCTGCTGGAGAGCGGCTCGGACTGCGACGGCGACGGGGTGGGGGACGCCTGCGAGGCGACGCCCCCGGCCGACAGCGACGGGGACGGAGTGGCCGACGCCTGCGACCTCTGCTGGTCCGTCGCCGATCCCGCCCAGGACGAGGCGCCCTTCTGCTCGATGGTCGCCCCCTTCTCGAGCGATCCGGGGTGCGGGACGGCCTGCGCCGACTCGGATCGCGACGGAAGGCTCGATCGAGAGGACAACTGCCCTCTGGTGGCCAACCCCGGGCAGGAGGACACCGACCGGCCGGTGGCCACCCTCGACACCCGGACGGACGGCTACCCGACCCGCTGGCTCTTCCTCGGCCCCTGGTCCCGCACCGGCGGCTGCGACACCCTGCCGGCCGTCTACGCGATCTACGCCAGCCGGCCGACGGTGGGCGCCGAGCTCCACGGCCGGCGCTGGGAGGCGGTGGACGACGCGGACGGGATCTACGACTGGCAGGCGGTCTTCAACGGCCTGGGCTGGAGCGGCCGCTATCCCGGCTTCGACAACGTCCACGGCTACGCCTCGCTCTGGTTCGAGCTGCCCGACGACCGCGTCGTGCGCTTCTCCTTCGGTAGCGACGACAGCAGCCAGATCTACGTCGACGGCCGCCTCGTCCACCGGCAGCTCCGCGGCTGCATCGGGGTGGGGGCGGATCGCGAGCGGGTCGATCTCTTGCTCGAGCAGGGCTGGCACCGCCTGATGATCCAGGTCACCGAGGTGGGCGGCGCCTGGGGGCACGCCCTGCGCTTCCTCCACCCGGATGGCAGCCCGATGCAGCTCACCACCTCGGTCGAGGGTCCGGTGGGCGACGGGGTGGGGGACGCCTGCGACGTCTGCCCCGGGATCTTCGATCCCGATCAGGCCGATCGCGACGGCGACGGGCTCGGGGATCGCTGCGATCCCTGCGGCGTGCTGGCGGATGGGTCGAGCCTCGATTCCGACGCCTCGTGCCCCGCGATGCCGTACCTCGGGGATCCGTGGTGCGGTGACGGCTGTCAGTGA